In the genome of Photobacterium sp. TY1-4, one region contains:
- a CDS encoding GspE/PulE family protein translates to MQIRLRKRLGDLLVEEGIVAPEQLEQALNQQQSTGRKLGDTLISMGFLSEQQMLQFLSRQLDIPLIDLTRMTVSPEAAGLLSEVHARRLRALVISAQGDTVRVAMSDPADLAAQEAVFNQLARYRVELVIAPERQLLAAFDRYYRRTQEIVSFAEQLQAEHQNRSEFGFGMDDPNNEEVTVVKLINSLFEDAIQIGASDIHIEPDADVLRIRQRIDGVLHETLLNEPSVSAALVLRLKLMSGLDISEKRLPQDGRFNVKVRGHSVDVRVSTMPVQYGESVVMRLLDQSAGILSLEEIGMPPALLSRLRRQLKRPHGMILVTGPTGSGKTTTLYGALSELNQPGKKLITAEDPVEYRLPRINQVQVNSKIGLTFSSILRTFLRQDPDIILIGEMRDQETVEIGLRSALTGHLVLSTLHTNDAIDSALRMMDMEAPGYLVASAVRAVLAQRLVRRVCRDCGDSVAVETAEQQWLAARFPQHQARAFHRGRGCQSCNFTGYKGRVGVFELLELDQPMMDALRANDAVQFSQIARKSVGYTPLIESAMALALDGVTSLAEVMLLGEGDLNFAGAQ, encoded by the coding sequence ATGCAAATCCGATTACGAAAACGACTGGGAGACTTGCTGGTCGAAGAGGGCATCGTGGCACCGGAGCAACTGGAGCAGGCGCTGAACCAGCAGCAGAGCACGGGACGGAAGCTGGGCGATACCCTGATCAGCATGGGATTTCTCAGTGAGCAGCAGATGCTGCAGTTTCTCTCCCGTCAGCTGGACATTCCTCTGATTGATTTGACCCGGATGACCGTGTCGCCGGAGGCGGCGGGGTTGCTCTCGGAAGTGCATGCCCGGCGGCTGCGGGCGTTGGTGATCAGTGCCCAGGGAGATACGGTGCGGGTGGCGATGAGCGACCCGGCCGATCTGGCGGCCCAGGAGGCGGTGTTTAATCAGCTGGCGCGGTACCGGGTCGAGCTGGTGATCGCGCCGGAGCGCCAGTTGCTGGCGGCGTTCGATCGCTATTATCGCCGCACACAGGAAATTGTCTCCTTTGCCGAGCAGTTGCAGGCCGAACACCAGAATCGCTCGGAGTTCGGGTTCGGCATGGACGATCCGAACAACGAAGAAGTCACGGTCGTCAAGCTGATCAACTCCCTGTTCGAAGATGCGATCCAGATCGGGGCGTCGGATATCCATATCGAGCCGGATGCCGATGTGCTGCGGATCCGCCAGCGGATCGACGGGGTGCTGCATGAGACCCTGCTCAACGAGCCGAGTGTATCGGCGGCCCTGGTGCTGCGCCTGAAGCTGATGAGCGGGCTCGATATCTCGGAGAAACGTCTGCCGCAGGACGGCCGCTTTAATGTCAAAGTGCGCGGCCATTCCGTGGATGTCCGTGTGTCGACCATGCCGGTGCAGTACGGCGAGTCGGTGGTGATGCGTTTGTTGGATCAGTCGGCGGGGATCCTCAGCCTGGAAGAAATCGGCATGCCGCCGGCGCTGCTGAGTCGTTTGCGACGTCAGCTCAAGCGCCCGCACGGGATGATTTTGGTCACCGGGCCGACCGGCTCGGGTAAAACTACGACCTTGTACGGTGCGCTGAGTGAGCTGAATCAGCCGGGCAAGAAATTGATCACCGCCGAGGATCCGGTGGAGTATCGCTTGCCCCGGATCAACCAGGTTCAGGTGAACAGCAAAATCGGTCTGACGTTTTCATCAATCCTGCGCACGTTTTTGCGTCAGGATCCGGACATCATTCTGATCGGGGAGATGCGGGATCAGGAGACGGTGGAGATCGGCCTGCGATCGGCCCTGACCGGTCACCTGGTCCTCTCGACCCTGCATACCAACGATGCCATCGACAGCGCCTTGCGGATGATGGATATGGAAGCGCCCGGCTATCTGGTGGCCAGTGCGGTGCGGGCGGTACTGGCCCAGCGACTGGTGCGCCGGGTATGCCGGGACTGCGGCGATTCGGTCGCTGTGGAAACCGCCGAGCAACAGTGGCTGGCGGCTCGGTTTCCGCAGCATCAGGCGCGGGCGTTTCATCGGGGGCGGGGCTGCCAGAGCTGCAACTTTACCGGCTATAAAGGGCGGGTAGGGGTGTTTGAGCTGCTGGAGCTTGACCAGCCGATGATGGACGCCCTGCGGGCCAATGATGCCGTGCAGTTCAGCCAAATCGCCCGCAAGTCGGTGGGGTACACGCCGTTGATTGAATCAGCGATGGCGCTGGCGCTGGACGGGGTGACCAGCCTCGCCGAAGTCATGCTGTTGGGCGAAGGGGATTTGAACTTCGCCGGGGCGCAGTAA
- a CDS encoding type II secretion system F family protein codes for MPTFNYRGRGQQGELKRGQIEAATQDAAADALMRKGIIPLEIRQGQERSAGQDWQMLFQRSIPLEVLVIFCRQLYSLTKAGVPLLRAMKGLSQSSSHPLMQQTLEAVSDELANGRTLSVAMKQHPRVFGELFVSMIHVGENTGRLDDSLLQLAGYFEQEMETRRRIKSAMRYPSFVLAAIMLAVVVLNVKVIPQFTAMFSRFGVELPWSTKLLIASSEFFVSYWPLMIGAGIAGWIGTKMWRQTPAGQEKWDAWRLRVPIVGGIINRAQLSRFSRTFALMIRAGVPLNQAIQMAAEALGNRFLENRLLEMKNGIESGSSIASTANRAGVFTPLVLQMIAVGEETGQVDDLLLEASDFYDREVDYDLKTLTARIEPILLGIVAMMVLLLALGIFLPMWSLLDVARGV; via the coding sequence ATGCCGACGTTTAACTACCGCGGCCGCGGCCAGCAGGGGGAGTTGAAGCGCGGCCAGATCGAAGCCGCGACCCAGGATGCGGCTGCCGATGCCCTGATGCGTAAGGGGATCATTCCGCTGGAAATCCGCCAGGGACAAGAGCGGAGCGCAGGGCAGGATTGGCAGATGCTGTTCCAGCGTTCAATTCCGCTGGAGGTGCTGGTGATTTTCTGCCGTCAGCTCTACAGCCTGACCAAAGCCGGTGTGCCCTTGCTGCGGGCGATGAAAGGGCTGAGTCAGAGTTCGTCGCATCCGTTAATGCAACAGACGCTCGAAGCCGTCTCCGATGAGCTGGCCAATGGTCGCACGCTCTCGGTGGCGATGAAGCAGCATCCACGGGTCTTCGGCGAACTGTTTGTGTCGATGATCCATGTCGGGGAAAACACCGGTCGGCTGGATGACTCCCTGCTGCAGCTGGCGGGATATTTTGAGCAGGAAATGGAAACCCGGCGGCGGATCAAGTCAGCGATGCGTTATCCCAGTTTCGTCCTGGCGGCGATCATGCTGGCGGTTGTGGTGCTCAATGTGAAAGTGATCCCGCAGTTTACCGCCATGTTCAGTCGCTTCGGAGTCGAGTTGCCCTGGTCGACCAAATTGTTGATCGCCAGCTCGGAGTTTTTTGTCAGTTACTGGCCGCTGATGATCGGGGCCGGGATCGCGGGTTGGATTGGCACCAAAATGTGGCGCCAGACACCGGCGGGCCAGGAAAAATGGGATGCCTGGCGGCTCAGGGTGCCCATTGTCGGGGGGATCATCAATCGGGCCCAGCTGTCGCGCTTTTCACGGACTTTTGCCCTGATGATCCGGGCCGGAGTGCCGCTCAATCAGGCCATTCAGATGGCAGCTGAAGCGTTGGGTAACCGCTTTCTGGAAAACCGTCTGCTGGAGATGAAAAACGGCATTGAAAGCGGCAGCTCGATTGCCAGTACGGCCAACCGGGCCGGGGTGTTTACCCCGCTGGTGCTGCAGATGATCGCGGTCGGTGAAGAGACCGGCCAGGTGGATGATCTGCTGCTGGAGGCGTCCGATTTCTACGATCGGGAAGTGGATTACGACCTGAAAACCCTGACCGCGCGGATTGAGCCGATCCTGCTGGGGATTGTCGCGATGATGGTGCTGCTGCTGGCGTTGGGGATTTTCCTGCCGATGTGGAGTCTGCTCGATGTGGCGCGCGGGGTTTAA
- a CDS encoding prepilin-type N-terminal cleavage/methylation domain-containing protein, with the protein MKKQTGFSLVELVIVIIVVGLLAVAALPRFMNVTDEAKKASIQGVAGGFATAVLSARAQWEANGRPVSGNYNVVNYDGQNFYLTTAGSDQGVISEGYPLAESEKNIRQFQSSDCAWLMENLMQNPPKVTSVAESATKSDYAYLAKADNAQCHFYQLASAAAGSNGDAVSAESGHQFVYKLANGQVEVQLVN; encoded by the coding sequence GTGAAAAAACAAACCGGTTTCTCGCTGGTGGAACTTGTCATCGTGATCATTGTGGTTGGCCTGCTGGCTGTTGCGGCATTGCCGCGCTTCATGAATGTCACGGATGAAGCGAAAAAAGCTTCAATACAAGGTGTTGCGGGTGGTTTTGCAACAGCCGTCCTGTCGGCGCGCGCACAGTGGGAAGCGAATGGACGTCCGGTGTCGGGGAACTACAACGTGGTGAACTATGACGGACAGAACTTTTATCTGACCACGGCCGGGAGCGATCAGGGAGTGATCTCTGAAGGTTACCCGCTGGCTGAGTCGGAAAAGAACATTCGCCAGTTTCAAAGCAGTGATTGTGCGTGGTTGATGGAGAATTTGATGCAAAATCCTCCAAAGGTCACCAGTGTCGCAGAATCGGCCACCAAGAGCGATTACGCTTACCTGGCCAAGGCTGATAATGCGCAATGTCATTTCTACCAGTTAGCGTCGGCAGCTGCCGGCTCGAACGGGGATGCCGTGTCTGCAGAGTCAGGGCATCAATTTGTGTACAAACTGGCCAATGGCCAGGTTGAAGTCCAGTTAGTGAACTAA
- a CDS encoding prepilin-type N-terminal cleavage/methylation domain-containing protein yields the protein MKRQGGFTLIEMVVVIVILGILAVTAAPRFLNLQGDARNSALQGLKGAVNGAAGIVYGKAAIEGQENKATAVDVAGVKTIFGYPTAHADGIVKALSNFDEEWVVVKDTGQTEEAGKTILLTLKEYKNTAEGEIPYACYLTYTAATSATEGATATVTGEACKEAPASKPTDGTDAGDKA from the coding sequence ATGAAAAGACAAGGTGGATTTACATTAATCGAGATGGTGGTGGTGATCGTCATCCTGGGTATTTTGGCTGTGACCGCGGCACCGCGTTTCCTGAACCTGCAAGGTGATGCCCGCAACTCGGCCCTGCAAGGCCTGAAAGGTGCGGTCAATGGCGCAGCCGGGATCGTGTACGGCAAAGCAGCGATCGAAGGCCAGGAAAACAAGGCGACAGCCGTTGATGTTGCTGGTGTTAAAACTATTTTCGGTTACCCGACAGCACACGCGGACGGGATCGTCAAAGCATTGTCTAACTTCGATGAAGAGTGGGTCGTGGTAAAAGATACCGGTCAAACTGAAGAAGCAGGTAAAACTATTCTGCTGACCCTGAAAGAGTATAAAAATACTGCGGAAGGCGAGATCCCATATGCGTGTTACCTGACTTACACTGCAGCGACTTCTGCAACGGAAGGCGCGACTGCAACTGTGACAGGCGAAGCGTGTAAAGAGGCTCCAGCGAGCAAACCAACAGACGGTACTGACGCTGGCGACAAAGCTTAA
- a CDS encoding type II secretion system protein, which translates to MPGHQRGFTLIELIAVIILVGIISVTAASRLIGRSHFDAYLNRDQAIALVRQIQTIAMNQGDVSAAPDPCHALMVSSTRFGAPDGCSQTQAALTATDHQLQLSVTGAPVTAIRWYFNLLGRPYYLNADHQPQPLCLNGCRLTFASGDRERAVMVINREGYVYAE; encoded by the coding sequence ATGCCCGGACATCAACGTGGTTTTACCTTAATTGAGCTGATAGCGGTGATTATCCTGGTGGGGATCATCAGCGTGACGGCCGCGTCGCGTCTGATCGGCCGCAGCCATTTTGATGCCTACCTCAACCGGGATCAGGCCATCGCCCTTGTCCGGCAGATCCAGACCATTGCCATGAATCAGGGCGATGTCTCCGCAGCCCCCGATCCCTGCCACGCGCTGATGGTGTCTTCAACCCGCTTCGGCGCGCCGGACGGTTGCTCTCAGACCCAGGCGGCGCTCACGGCGACGGACCATCAGTTGCAATTGTCGGTCACCGGAGCACCGGTGACGGCAATCCGCTGGTATTTCAACCTGCTGGGACGGCCTTATTATCTCAATGCCGATCACCAGCCCCAGCCGCTGTGCCTGAACGGCTGCCGGTTGACGTTTGCTTCCGGCGACCGGGAGCGAGCGGTGATGGTGATCAACCGGGAGGGATATGTGTATGCCGAATAA
- a CDS encoding prepilin-type N-terminal cleavage/methylation domain-containing protein, producing the protein MPNKRCPDLGSCQYQRGFTLIEGVITIVILAIAMITLTSFLFPQAERSAIPFYQARAAAISQAFLNEVLSRKFDEHSDPNNDSVLRCGEAGAVACSVPESSGRWPRDNVAADGTSPEYFAYLDPVNDAQKGWGLRVPAADDVDDFHGCWGEFTLCGQRYGSNAYPWRGVIDSLLEAEKQHADTYRNMTVRIDVRYEPSLNHGDGTTYPHQHKKIEVTVDTGRYGIYTFVALRSNY; encoded by the coding sequence ATGCCGAATAAGCGATGCCCGGATCTAGGGTCATGCCAGTACCAGCGCGGGTTTACCCTGATCGAGGGGGTGATCACCATTGTGATCCTCGCCATTGCGATGATCACCCTGACCAGTTTCCTGTTTCCCCAGGCGGAACGCTCGGCCATTCCTTTTTATCAGGCCCGGGCGGCGGCGATTAGTCAGGCGTTTCTCAACGAAGTCTTATCGCGTAAGTTTGACGAGCATTCGGATCCGAACAATGACAGCGTGCTGCGCTGTGGTGAGGCGGGTGCTGTGGCGTGCTCTGTACCAGAGAGTTCCGGTCGCTGGCCGCGGGATAATGTCGCCGCGGATGGGACCAGCCCGGAATATTTTGCGTATCTCGATCCGGTGAATGACGCGCAGAAAGGTTGGGGCCTGCGGGTTCCGGCAGCCGATGATGTCGATGACTTTCATGGTTGCTGGGGCGAGTTTACGCTCTGTGGTCAGCGCTACGGCAGCAATGCGTATCCCTGGCGCGGGGTGATAGATAGTCTGCTGGAAGCGGAAAAACAGCACGCAGATACCTATCGCAACATGACGGTCCGAATTGATGTGCGCTATGAACCGTCCCTTAATCACGGCGATGGCACAACATACCCACATCAGCATAAGAAAATTGAAGTCACCGTCGATACCGGCCGTTACGGCATCTATACCTTCGTGGCCCTGCGGAGTAACTACTGA
- a CDS encoding PilW family protein, translated as MTSFQATRGFTLMEMIIALVILAIISLAVGNFLQFGAQSYLDTVHRDRSQQIARFALEKMSRELRHAAPNSVQTEQDGQCVAFYPVMASGAYWGSARDQSQLTVGWNSEAAPDIRVGDHVAIGYYGFREYERQRLSVVSLDVSAHQLNLNDIAIADSPGQRFYIYRQKVRFCVEQGALYRLIGDEPASPLNQIADHLVLPDPDQSEPQQVFSASGGAANFGVVQIFLKVQRERSDEVSRYNHTVQVINVL; from the coding sequence ATGACATCATTTCAGGCTACCCGGGGCTTTACCCTGATGGAAATGATCATCGCGCTGGTGATCCTGGCGATTATTTCCCTGGCGGTGGGCAACTTTTTGCAGTTTGGTGCTCAGAGCTACCTGGATACGGTGCACCGTGACCGGTCGCAGCAGATCGCCCGCTTTGCACTGGAGAAAATGAGCCGCGAGTTGCGCCATGCCGCCCCCAACAGTGTCCAGACCGAGCAAGATGGTCAGTGTGTGGCGTTTTATCCGGTGATGGCTTCCGGTGCTTACTGGGGCAGTGCCCGCGATCAGTCGCAGCTGACGGTCGGCTGGAACAGCGAAGCGGCGCCGGACATACGGGTCGGTGATCATGTGGCAATCGGCTATTACGGTTTTCGTGAATATGAACGTCAGCGTTTGTCGGTGGTCAGCCTGGATGTTTCCGCCCATCAGCTGAACTTAAATGACATCGCCATCGCGGACTCGCCGGGACAGCGGTTTTACATCTACCGGCAGAAAGTCCGGTTCTGTGTCGAGCAGGGCGCGCTCTATCGCCTGATCGGGGACGAGCCGGCCAGTCCGCTCAATCAAATTGCCGACCATCTCGTGCTGCCCGACCCCGATCAGAGCGAGCCGCAGCAGGTGTTCTCTGCCAGCGGCGGCGCGGCCAATTTCGGCGTGGTGCAAATCTTCCTCAAAGTACAGCGTGAGCGGAGCGATGAAGTTTCCCGCTATAACCATACCGTGCAGGTGATCAATGTTTTATAG
- a CDS encoding MSHA biogenesis protein MshP gives MFYSKQRGSALMVAIFVMTVMAVMAAAMIRIDWSGQTTTTREVLATRAWFAAHSGNEYLLSRLFPLGQTTADAQVCQGQPISGLDATLFQCRSLTLRCETREVGPHKQYYLTATATCGSGEMSVTRTQETWARELE, from the coding sequence ATGTTTTATAGCAAGCAGCGCGGCAGTGCCCTGATGGTGGCCATTTTCGTCATGACGGTGATGGCCGTGATGGCAGCGGCGATGATCCGGATCGACTGGTCGGGGCAGACCACCACCACCCGCGAAGTGCTGGCGACCCGGGCCTGGTTCGCGGCTCATTCCGGCAATGAGTACCTGCTGAGCCGCTTGTTCCCGCTGGGTCAGACCACTGCCGATGCACAGGTTTGCCAGGGGCAGCCGATCTCCGGATTGGATGCCACGCTGTTTCAGTGCCGCAGCCTGACGCTGCGCTGTGAAACCCGCGAGGTCGGCCCTCACAAGCAATATTATTTAACCGCCACGGCGACCTGTGGCTCGGGCGAAATGTCAGTGACCCGGACCCAGGAGACCTGGGCGAGAGAGTTGGAGTGA
- a CDS encoding DUF6701 domain-containing protein, giving the protein MCWRVLFCRVFFLMVLLAPAVGLQAKTLEFGRYDVLATSGFADCIDQPCSINFQESYTTPPLVFLMDTVEFRNEDDQPSSLVILNVTRESVTFQQQLPPSRRNTNPNLTPRPMRLIDYLVIEKGVHRLNDETMLIAESVSTRKYQYRLTTQNNAHRGQWETIRFAQIPGAGNFPAGVIPGVLHQVQTRNNAAARYADFWLTSTVQGVSNQTFEIALERSEVDGLWGQKQRPYPTVAEEIGYVAAYGSGTLNGRRFQMGSQQTTNSIGKGDPVTIGCDTYAHFGPFQSIPILIANKNSRQGNNGGWVRRCRMEPDKASFMIDEDMDTDAERGHVAERVGYFLFEKPFEVQTCDYFNSAVQTWKLADGVIDHEGRLSMSGNAAIYGAAPGRQVGFLPNRVVFNGNSGCPSGGCSGNADLMLAKKPEFTPFTPAAGNVIAPKNNRVVLAPGNYSEVKLSGRDELVLSGGEYWIGSLKVSGQASIEVIRKSVLNVNSASISGANVRVNYRNGQPGNPGDLYIIQQAPNGEIALSGGIISAYLVSHYSVSMSGIVYVNGAVTTKYLSMSGNAQIHGDLDGCGQPPVSRRLVITPQTAYGLTCERMPIKFEVQKADGTIDTGFVGNMQVSPDSDPDGALCWAATPNGICEPGSTSIPMSGGERWLYLQSQNVGDIQVSAQLTTEQGNTLQATGGPYRFAPFGFRINGGAPAAMIAGKPLNLKVEAVASQGASCEVIQDYGKAVGEAKTLTVHSLRYVRPTTQNMTPEIADQSLRPGQSHETQLRFQNGVATLPMQYFDAGELQFKLQDLAWQPQQCGGDSCEDHQGDWQGLFGTAVIYARPYTFALCDIQSAAGNTDFSGTSGDENSPGFARAGERFSVTVKPLAYPDFAHSSGNYTGDGPGELLTAQARWCRTRVTPNYYQVSRQALDAPLALSVADKPHTPSNGQRGELTGSLVQQYQSPAQAKQGLVIDNLRWSEVGSLWLKADGRYLGSDISPGVGAIGRFYPAAFVLETSAVKNAYGSFTYMEQAFSTAFSVEARNIQGEPTRNYGLFSPALKAKLALVATDQAPAVFQPNDLTDRLAGPSRWQDWQQATLSVPDAALVFKRKWLKPGTLEQPGISEPDGPYMTDIGLVVMPRDDCTHRGCADFASLDLTVYDSQGMPDKEGTKLSGTVDARYGRMTLEDVTGRSDSEIAVPLRVEYWDGREFVTNVDDSASWFDGKHYCKQIVSQSMNLNSESKTLEGHHQVRFGQAVNGWLTAFPHQLKQNGEAPVVYYLEQVRFWQKLVNHQPDKVASTDQEITCESGFAGPQPQPWLLYNWRGKGDENPSARVTFGAYRGNDRVIYRGEKGINILLN; this is encoded by the coding sequence ATGTGTTGGCGTGTTTTATTCTGTCGTGTCTTTTTCTTGATGGTGCTCCTGGCGCCTGCTGTCGGACTACAGGCCAAGACACTGGAGTTTGGTCGTTACGATGTGTTGGCGACGTCAGGCTTTGCTGACTGTATTGATCAGCCTTGTTCCATCAATTTTCAGGAAAGTTATACCACACCGCCTTTGGTCTTTCTGATGGATACAGTTGAATTTCGCAATGAGGATGATCAGCCATCCAGCTTGGTGATCCTCAATGTGACCCGAGAATCCGTGACGTTCCAGCAACAGCTTCCGCCGTCCCGGCGGAACACAAACCCGAATTTGACTCCCCGGCCGATGCGCCTGATTGACTATCTGGTGATTGAAAAAGGGGTGCACCGGCTGAATGACGAGACTATGTTGATCGCGGAATCAGTCTCGACTCGAAAGTATCAGTATCGTTTAACCACACAAAATAACGCTCACAGAGGCCAATGGGAAACCATTCGCTTTGCGCAGATCCCCGGGGCCGGGAATTTCCCGGCAGGGGTGATCCCCGGCGTGCTCCACCAAGTGCAAACCAGAAATAATGCGGCAGCCAGGTATGCCGACTTCTGGCTGACATCCACGGTTCAGGGGGTCAGCAATCAGACCTTTGAGATTGCTTTGGAGCGCTCTGAAGTGGATGGTCTTTGGGGGCAAAAGCAACGGCCGTACCCGACGGTGGCAGAGGAGATTGGTTATGTTGCCGCTTATGGCTCTGGCACACTCAATGGCCGCCGGTTTCAGATGGGGAGTCAGCAAACCACCAACTCGATCGGCAAAGGCGATCCGGTCACCATTGGCTGTGATACTTATGCCCATTTTGGCCCCTTTCAGTCGATTCCGATTCTTATCGCCAATAAAAACTCCCGTCAGGGCAATAACGGCGGCTGGGTCCGGCGCTGTCGGATGGAACCCGATAAAGCCAGTTTTATGATCGATGAAGACATGGATACCGATGCTGAACGGGGCCATGTCGCGGAGCGGGTGGGTTACTTCCTGTTTGAAAAACCGTTTGAAGTGCAGACCTGTGATTATTTTAACAGTGCAGTTCAGACCTGGAAATTAGCGGACGGGGTGATTGACCATGAGGGGCGGCTGTCGATGTCCGGCAATGCGGCGATTTATGGCGCGGCCCCGGGCCGTCAGGTAGGTTTTTTGCCCAACAGGGTGGTATTCAACGGCAATAGTGGTTGCCCTAGTGGCGGATGCTCCGGGAATGCGGATCTGATGCTGGCGAAAAAGCCGGAATTTACTCCGTTTACCCCGGCGGCCGGCAATGTGATTGCGCCTAAGAATAACCGTGTAGTGCTGGCTCCGGGGAATTACAGTGAAGTGAAACTCAGTGGCCGTGACGAGTTGGTCCTGAGCGGTGGGGAGTACTGGATCGGCAGCCTGAAGGTGTCGGGGCAGGCGTCGATTGAGGTGATCCGGAAGTCGGTCCTGAACGTCAATAGCGCCAGTATTTCGGGGGCCAATGTCCGGGTGAACTATCGTAACGGTCAACCGGGTAATCCGGGGGATCTCTACATTATTCAGCAGGCGCCCAATGGGGAAATCGCTTTATCGGGCGGCATTATCAGTGCTTATCTGGTCAGTCACTACTCGGTGTCGATGAGTGGGATTGTTTACGTCAACGGGGCCGTGACGACGAAGTATTTGAGTATGTCCGGCAATGCCCAAATTCATGGGGACTTGGATGGCTGCGGTCAGCCACCGGTTTCACGGCGGCTGGTGATCACGCCGCAGACGGCCTATGGCCTGACCTGCGAGCGGATGCCGATCAAATTCGAGGTGCAGAAAGCCGATGGCACCATCGATACCGGATTTGTCGGCAATATGCAGGTTTCACCGGACTCCGATCCTGATGGCGCACTTTGTTGGGCGGCGACGCCGAATGGCATTTGTGAGCCGGGCAGCACCTCGATCCCGATGTCCGGCGGGGAGCGCTGGTTGTATTTGCAAAGCCAAAATGTCGGGGATATCCAGGTGTCGGCCCAGCTGACGACGGAGCAGGGCAACACGTTACAGGCGACAGGCGGCCCGTACCGTTTTGCGCCGTTTGGATTTCGGATCAATGGCGGCGCGCCTGCGGCGATGATCGCAGGAAAGCCCCTCAACTTAAAAGTCGAGGCGGTCGCATCGCAAGGGGCCAGCTGCGAAGTGATCCAGGATTACGGTAAAGCGGTCGGTGAAGCAAAAACGTTGACGGTACATTCGTTACGGTATGTCCGGCCGACCACACAGAACATGACGCCCGAAATTGCCGATCAGTCTCTGCGTCCAGGACAAAGCCACGAAACCCAGTTGCGCTTTCAAAACGGGGTCGCGACTTTGCCGATGCAGTATTTTGATGCCGGTGAATTGCAATTTAAATTGCAGGATCTGGCTTGGCAACCGCAACAGTGCGGTGGTGACAGTTGCGAGGATCACCAGGGTGACTGGCAAGGGCTGTTCGGGACGGCTGTGATCTACGCGCGGCCCTATACCTTTGCCTTGTGCGATATTCAATCGGCTGCTGGAAACACTGATTTTTCTGGTACGTCGGGTGATGAAAACTCGCCCGGCTTTGCCCGGGCCGGGGAGCGATTTTCAGTCACGGTGAAACCGCTGGCTTACCCGGATTTTGCCCATTCCTCCGGAAACTATACCGGTGACGGCCCGGGTGAGCTGCTCACCGCGCAGGCGCGTTGGTGCCGCACTCGGGTAACACCGAATTACTATCAGGTGAGTCGCCAGGCACTTGATGCACCGCTGGCCTTGTCGGTCGCCGACAAGCCCCATACTCCGTCAAATGGACAAAGGGGGGAGCTGACAGGCAGCTTGGTACAGCAGTACCAAAGTCCGGCTCAGGCCAAACAGGGGTTGGTGATCGATAACTTGCGCTGGAGCGAAGTGGGAAGCTTATGGCTGAAAGCGGACGGGCGCTATCTGGGATCGGACATTTCTCCCGGGGTTGGCGCCATCGGCCGCTTTTATCCGGCCGCTTTTGTACTGGAAACGAGTGCAGTAAAAAATGCTTATGGCAGCTTTACCTATATGGAGCAGGCGTTTTCGACTGCGTTTTCCGTAGAAGCGCGCAACATCCAGGGCGAGCCAACCCGGAACTATGGTTTATTTTCTCCGGCCCTGAAGGCCAAATTGGCGTTGGTTGCAACCGATCAGGCGCCGGCCGTTTTTCAGCCCAATGACTTAACCGACAGGTTGGCCGGGCCGTCGCGGTGGCAGGACTGGCAGCAGGCAACGCTATCTGTGCCTGATGCTGCACTTGTGTTTAAGCGCAAATGGCTGAAACCGGGCACCCTTGAACAACCGGGGATCTCCGAGCCGGATGGTCCGTATATGACGGATATCGGCTTGGTGGTGATGCCTCGGGATGACTGTACGCACCGAGGCTGTGCCGATTTCGCGAGCCTGGATCTGACGGTTTACGATTCGCAGGGGATGCCGGACAAAGAAGGCACCAAGTTATCTGGCACAGTTGATGCGCGCTACGGCCGGATGACGCTGGAAGATGTCACCGGGCGCTCCGATAGCGAGATCGCTGTGCCGCTGCGGGTGGAATACTGGGACGGTCGCGAGTTTGTCACCAATGTCGACGACAGTGCCTCCTGGTTTGACGGCAAGCATTATTGCAAGCAGATTGTCTCGCAATCGATGAACCTGAACAGTGAGTCAAAGACACTCGAAGGACATCATCAGGTCCGGTTTGGTCAGGCTGTCAACGGCTGGCTCACAGCGTTTCCGCATCAATTGAAGCAAAACGGAGAGGCGCCGGTTGTCTATTACCTCGAGCAGGTCCGCTTCTGGCAAAAACTGGTCAATCATCAGCCGGACAAGGTCGCCTCTACGGATCAGGAGATCACCTGTGAATCCGGATTTGCCGGACCGCAGCCGCAGCCCTGGTTGCTGTATAACTGGCGGGGCAAGGGCGATGAGAATCCCTCGGCGCGGGTGACTTTCGGCGCCTATCGCGGTAACGATCGGGTCATCTACCGCGGGGAAAAAGGTATCAATATCCTGCTCAACTAA